One window from the genome of Halomicrobium zhouii encodes:
- the truD gene encoding tRNA pseudouridine(13) synthase TruD produces the protein MREAHPIEQAVGMDYYVSDAKGTGGRLRASPEDFRVTELEAFDVQPVDADPGGYQHLVLRATLRGWDTNDFAGRLSDGLGISRERVSWAGTKDKRAVTTQLFSVDGVDPDDLPEISDADVEVVGRAGRPVLFGDLAGNAFEITVRDVERPDSVDAITEDLREFAGLATGNGDDGDAGGAAADEVTVAVPNYFGQQRFGSRRPVTHEVGLAIVREDWEGAVLAYVGRPHEREPEATQEARAYVEETRDWQGAIDRFPRALGYERSMCHRLVENGGETPEDFREALEAVPTNLQTMFVNAAQSYVFNRVLSERLERGLPFDRPVAGDVVCFSDADAPEGLALPDTDRLQRVDENRIRTVERHCERGRAFVTAPLVGTETELADGEPGEIERAVLEETGVEPGDFALPGEFESTGTRRAIQVRTDLAVERERTDAVRFSFALPKGSYATVVLREYLKRDPEHLG, from the coding sequence ATGCGCGAGGCACACCCCATCGAGCAGGCGGTCGGGATGGACTACTACGTCAGCGACGCCAAGGGGACGGGTGGCCGTCTACGCGCCTCGCCCGAGGACTTCCGCGTCACCGAACTGGAGGCCTTCGACGTCCAGCCGGTCGACGCGGACCCGGGCGGCTACCAGCACCTCGTCCTCCGCGCGACCCTGCGCGGCTGGGACACCAACGACTTCGCCGGCCGGCTCTCGGACGGCCTCGGCATCTCCCGGGAGCGCGTCTCCTGGGCCGGGACGAAGGACAAGCGCGCTGTGACGACGCAGCTGTTCTCCGTCGACGGCGTCGACCCCGACGACCTGCCGGAAATCAGCGACGCCGACGTCGAGGTGGTCGGCCGCGCCGGCCGTCCCGTGCTCTTCGGCGACCTGGCGGGCAACGCGTTCGAGATCACCGTGCGCGACGTCGAGCGCCCCGACTCAGTGGACGCCATCACTGAGGACCTCCGCGAGTTCGCCGGCCTCGCGACGGGGAACGGCGACGACGGCGATGCGGGTGGAGCAGCGGCCGACGAGGTGACCGTCGCCGTCCCGAACTACTTCGGCCAGCAGCGCTTCGGTAGCCGGCGGCCGGTCACCCACGAGGTCGGTCTCGCCATCGTCCGCGAGGACTGGGAGGGCGCCGTGCTGGCCTACGTGGGCCGACCCCACGAACGCGAACCCGAGGCGACGCAGGAAGCCCGAGCCTACGTCGAGGAGACGAGGGACTGGCAGGGCGCCATCGACCGCTTCCCGCGCGCGCTCGGGTACGAACGGTCGATGTGCCATCGCCTCGTCGAGAACGGCGGCGAGACGCCCGAGGACTTCCGGGAGGCCCTCGAGGCCGTCCCGACGAACCTCCAGACAATGTTCGTCAACGCCGCCCAGTCGTACGTCTTCAACCGGGTCCTCTCGGAGCGCCTGGAACGGGGGCTCCCCTTCGACCGGCCGGTCGCGGGCGACGTGGTGTGTTTCTCTGACGCCGATGCTCCCGAGGGCCTGGCCCTCCCAGACACCGACCGCCTCCAGCGCGTCGACGAGAACCGGATCCGGACCGTCGAGCGCCACTGCGAGCGCGGGCGGGCGTTCGTCACGGCACCGCTCGTCGGCACCGAGACGGAACTCGCCGACGGCGAACCGGGCGAGATCGAGCGCGCGGTGCTCGAGGAAACCGGCGTCGAGCCCGGCGACTTCGCGCTCCCCGGCGAGTTCGAGTCGACGGGGACGCGCAGGGCGATCCAGGTCCGGACCGACCTGGCCGTCGAGCGCGAGAGGACCGACGCGGTTCGCTTCTCGTTCGCGCTGCCGAAGGGGAGCTACGCGACCGTCGTGCTACGGGAGTACCTGAAGCGGGACCCGGAACACCTCGGCTGA
- a CDS encoding sensor histidine kinase has product MGAVRSQVRMAVDAADTTSATVTSGALAAVLAAFGIVQWVVFPARETLFLVGPAFELVGVLAAVAGPFVFDFVRSDRRLYRALLAGCTLFGVSMTTAMLFDLVAQPFAFRFVFQGVTLGLAGVSFLYAVGRWIERVEERKAELERQNERLDEFAAVASHDLRSPLQVAHGSLLAVREDGDEAALDRLERSITRMDTIVDDVLQFSRIANESIDRESVQLSAVATEAWESVQADEATLRIESDGRVPADPRLLQQALENLFRNAMDHGGDDVTIWIGATADGFYVMDDGPGIDSDQRDQVFDSGYSGGASTGLGLAIVSRIVEAHGWSIRTVTGHDGGARFEVRTE; this is encoded by the coding sequence ATGGGAGCAGTCCGATCGCAGGTTCGGATGGCTGTCGACGCTGCGGACACGACCAGCGCCACAGTGACGAGCGGCGCCCTCGCGGCGGTCCTGGCCGCGTTCGGCATCGTCCAGTGGGTCGTGTTTCCAGCGCGCGAGACGCTCTTCCTGGTCGGACCGGCGTTCGAACTGGTCGGCGTCCTCGCGGCCGTCGCCGGGCCGTTCGTCTTCGACTTCGTCCGGTCCGACCGGCGACTCTACCGCGCGCTGCTCGCCGGCTGTACGCTGTTCGGCGTCTCGATGACGACGGCGATGCTGTTCGACCTCGTCGCCCAGCCCTTCGCCTTCAGATTCGTCTTCCAGGGCGTCACCCTGGGCCTTGCGGGCGTCAGCTTCCTCTACGCGGTGGGCCGATGGATCGAACGGGTCGAGGAGCGCAAGGCGGAACTCGAGCGGCAAAACGAGCGCCTCGACGAGTTCGCCGCGGTCGCCAGCCACGACTTGCGGAGCCCGCTCCAGGTCGCTCACGGGAGCCTGCTGGCGGTCCGGGAGGACGGCGACGAGGCGGCACTGGACCGGCTCGAACGCTCGATAACCCGGATGGACACCATCGTCGACGACGTGTTACAGTTCTCCCGGATCGCCAACGAGTCGATCGACCGGGAGTCGGTCCAGCTGTCCGCGGTGGCGACCGAGGCCTGGGAGTCGGTCCAGGCCGACGAAGCGACGCTCCGGATCGAATCCGACGGCCGCGTACCGGCCGACCCGCGCCTGCTCCAGCAGGCCCTGGAGAACCTCTTTCGCAACGCCATGGACCACGGCGGCGACGACGTTACCATCTGGATCGGCGCCACCGCCGACGGGTTCTACGTGATGGACGACGGGCCGGGCATCGACTCCGACCAGCGCGACCAGGTGTTCGACTCGGGCTACTCCGGCGGCGCCAGCACCGGGCTGGGACTCGCCATCGTCAGCCGCATCGTCGAGGCCCACGGCTGGTCGATCAGGACCGTGACCGGGCACGACGGTGGCGCGCGCTTCGAAGTTCGAACCGAGTGA